AGACCTAAATTTACAAATACTTCGTAGTCGCTAACGTCAAATACCCAATTACTAGAGAGATACACACTGATGGTTTCTTCTTCAACTTCGTTAGTTGGGAAGCCGTCAAAGCTACCAATTCGGTAATAATCACTGCCAATAACATCTTCGGTTAAGTAAGCGCTTTGGCGAGCAAATGCTTCATCAAGGTCATAAGTGTAAGCATAACCAGGGGCTACGCCGTTAGGGCCAAATGAAAACTCATCAAGGAATCCGCTTAAATCAACTCTTTCGAACATCGCATCCGGAAAAATTTCAGCGAATGTACCGTTGTTAAAGCCTGGTGCATTGGCGTTATTAGAACCACCCCAACCACTAAGTGTTTGTTTAGTGTAAGCCACACCAAATTTTACAGTCTCAAGACCAATATCTGTATAAGTAAATAGCTTACCATCTAATTGCACTTGAGAAACTTCTGACTCACCCGGTGTTCTGGTAAAAATACTGAAGTTAGAACCAATTTGATTTGGACTCACTTCTTGTGTGCCATTGTTCCAATTAATATTGAAACCGGGCACATCGCCTTCGCGGAAAAAGTATTCTTTAGTCGAGAGATCGGCTGAGCCCAAAATAATACGGGCATTAGAGTTTAAGCCTGGATCTTTACCGTTATCTGTAGTGGTTTTTGAAGTATGGGCATCAAAGTTAAAACTTAGATTGTCTGTTGCTAACCATTCAACATTAATACCAGTTGCTTTTGAGTCTACTTCTGAGGTTTCACGAAATGCAGTGAATGATGCGTCATCGCCAGCTGAGTTATAGTAAATAGCGGTGCCGTTTTCATCTAGCTCATAGGCATTACCATTGCCGCCAAACGACCCATTCCAAATACCCCACGATAACGAATTATTACCCGTTGTAGCATTTGATATTGTGTGATCTAGTGTAAACGTTAAGTTATCTGTTGGTGCAAACTGAAAAGTGGCTTGCGCGTTTAAACGTTCACGCTGAATGTCGTCTTTTGCAAAGCTGACTTCTTGTGGGAAGAAAGCGGCAGATACAAATTCACCACTCTCCCCAGCGTTAGGGTCGAAAAACTGCTTCGCTGGATTGCCATCAGCATCCATTGGGCGGTTATCAATTATGTTTTCAGCATCAACCGATAGGTTAGGGTTGACTAACCAAGAGCGCACATTGGCTGCTTGGCGCTGAAAATCACGACGGTGGTAAGAAAAGTTAGCTGAAAAACCAAACATTTCGTCAGCAAACGTGTTGCTGTAAATACCTGCTACTTCAGGAGTAACCTCATCACCTTCTTCTACCGATGTATCGTGAATACCTTTAGCCATTAATGAAAAACGTTGACCCGGCTTCTGTAGAGGTTTAGCGGTAACAATATTTACAGTTGCACCAAGGCCACCTGTTGGTGTATCTGCACGCGCTGTTTTCATAACTTCAAGTGAGCTTACACCCTCCGATGATAAGTTCTCAAAGTTAAATGAGCGCGTAAAGCCTGTGCCCGCCATTTGACGGCCGTTAAGTGTTACAAGGTTAAATGATGGGCCAAAACCACGTACGGTAATTTGGCTACCTTCACCGTTTGAGCGACTTACTGATACACCCGTAATACGTTGTAGCGATTCAGCTAAGTTAGTATCTGGAAATTTACCCATTTCTTCAGCAGAAATGGCATCGACCACGCCTGATGCGTCACGTTTTACATCCATTGAACGAATGAGTGAGCCACGAATACCTTTTACTTCAATAACTTCTAGTTCAGGTTCGGCAGTATTTTCTTGCGCAGCGTAAGCGAAGTTAAATGTGCTTGCAGCGATGATAAGTGACACAGAAGCCGCTAGTGGGCTTTTTTTAAACTTATTTGTGTTCATAATTGCTCTGCTTTTACTTAATTTATTACGGTAAGTAGGTACTTGTAATTTAGTACCTACCACTGAATTAGGGTTTATGGGTTAGCGATAACTACGTTGTCTATACGGTAAACTGCACCTTCACCTGTTCCCCACGCTGGGAACATCATCAGTACATTGATGTCGCTAATGTCTAAACCTGCATCAAATAATGATTGCAACGTAAACGTGTATGTTTGCCACTGTCCAATAACAGGTACTTCACCTTCAACGCTTTGTGCAAGAGGAAGCTCTACCGCTGTTGCTGCACCTGTTGACTCAATTTTAAATGTCCATACTGAGTCAGGGTCATTTGGTGGTGTCACCATTTTCATTTCAAATTGCACAACACCATTGGCTAATATTGCTGATGCATCAAAAGAGATACCGTCGTCCGCTAAAAAGCCCATTACTGTTGGTGTAGCACCAATAACAAACTCAGCCACTGTGCCGTGATCAGCATCGTCAGTTTCTTCAGTCGGTGTAGAGCCACCACAACAGTCCCAAATACTCCACATATCTGCAGCAGTATCTTGGAAAATAGTGATTTCATCGCCTGCTGATGCACTAGGATCGTACATTTTAGCGTTATCAACACGGTAAACCGCACCTTCACCTGTGCCCCATGCTGGGAATATCATCACTACATCAATGGCACTAACATCTAAACCTGCGCCCGCTAAGTCAGCGAATGTAAAGGTATAAGTTTTCCACTCACCTACAACAGGTGCATCGCCAGCATCTGTTAATGGTAATTCTACTGCGGTATCACCCTCATTAGATTCAATTTTCATTAACCAAGTTGCATCTGGGTTATTTGGGTTTGACATCACTTTCACATCAAACTGTAGTACACCATTTTCTAAAATGCTGGTTGCATCAAATGGAGTGTCGCTACCACCAGCAGATGAACGAGTATTAAAGCCCATTACAGTGGGGGCTTCGCCAATAGTGAATTCTGCAGTTAAGCCGTGTTCTGCATCGTCCATAACTTCTGATGGAGTAGAGCCGCCACAACAATCCCACATCGGCCAATCTAAGTTTTGCTCGTCAGTAAATAAATCTACTGATGGTGATTCACCTACATCGCCTTCAATAGCCACATTGGTAATTAAATATTCAGCGCCTGCACCTGTTTGCCATGCTGGGAATACCATTAATACATCAATGGCACTTAAATCTAAGCCTCTTTCTTGTAGTAAAGAAAGTGGGAAGGTGTAAGTTTGCCATTGACCAGTAACAGGAGTAACACCTTCATTACTATCGCTAAGGGCTACATCGCCGGTATTAGGACCACCATCGCCCGCTTCGGCTTTCAATAGCCATGTAGTATCTGATGTTGGTGGCGTTACCACTTTCATATCAAAAGTTAGTCGACCATTTAGATCAAGAAGAAGTGATGCATCAAACGGAGATGAAGTGCCGGTAAAATCATCAGGGAAGTGACCGCCTCGAGTAGAAAACCCAAGCACAGTCCCGTTATTATCGTTAATGTTAAACTTAATTACATCGCCTTTGTCAGCGTCAGTAATTGTTTCAGGTGTTGTTCCACCACAACAATCCCATGCGATCCAGTTGGCATTTAAGCTGCCATCAAAAATATCAAGATTCTTTGCAACACCATCACTTGGCGGAGTAGGTACAGGGGCTTTACCTTCTACAAGTGCATCGTCTAGGCTATCGTAACCTGGACGTACTGTTTCACAACCTTTACCAGTGGCCGGATCTGAGGCACATTCGTACACACGAACATAATCAATCTCAAAGCTTTGACCTTCTGCAAATGCAGCTGCATCAATACCTAAATTGTTTACATTTTCAGGCCAATCGCCACCAACAGCATGGTTTAATATAAGGTAAAAGTCTTTATCAAATGGGGCATTATCCCAGTGAGTGGTAAGTTCGCCGTTACCTTGTTCAAAGTATTCAGCAAACCAACCTTTATGTTTAAGACCAACAGGCTCATCTTTAGAGTTGTAACGTACTTCAGAACGACGTTGTGTGGCGTATAAATAGCCATCTACGTACCAGCGAATTTCTCCCTCTTGCCATTCGATTGCATAAGTATGAAAGTCATCTGCTGGGTTCATACCTTCAGGTAAGGCATAAGCTTTGCCTGAACTTGAGTTATTTGGCCACTCACGACCATAGTGAAGTGTGCCATGAATATTTGCTTCAACGGTGCCATCTTCAGCGACTGTTTTTAGATTAACTGCTTCTAAAATATCAATTTCGCCAGAGCGCGGCCAAGTGCCATATACTTCATCGGTTGGCATCATCCAAAATGCGGGCCAGCTACCTTGACCAGAAGGCAACTTTGCACGCATTTCAAAACGGCCATAAGTAAAGTCGGCGTTGTAGCGGGTGTTTAAACGGGCTGACGTGTATGGTTTTTCTGCACCTTCTTCTGCAGGTAAGGCGACTATATTTAGTACACCGTCTTTAATGAAGGCATTTTCCTCACTGTCGGTGTAACATTGTTTTTCGTTGTTACCACCGCCAGCGCAGTTTAATTCAAAGTTCCACTTGTTAGTATCAATACTAGTGCTGTCAAACTCATCGCTCCATACCATACGCCAGTCTGAGACTGGTTCAGTAGGGTTTACTTTTTCAATATCGGTAGTAGTGGTCGCTGCGTCACCACCACAACCCGCCAAAGATGCTAATGAAATAGCAGCCAAAAGGCGAGTAATGCGTGTTGTTTCAATGTTCATAACTGAACCCCGTTCAACTGATTATTGTCAGAATATAGTGTATTTGTTGATTTTTTCATTTTTGTAAGCGCTTACATTTTTCTGTGTGGTAAATGTAAGCGCTTACAAATAATATGGGGGATTCTCAACTGGGTCAAGAATTTGTTTAAATAATTTACAACTGGTTTACTTTTAGCGGGGTGTTTTTGTTAACAGGAACGGTTAAACGCCTAAGTAATGTTATAAATAGAGGTTTAAAAGGTGTACATGGATGTTTTCATTAGCTGTATTGCTATTTTTTAAATGGCATTATTAACAATTGCCTCAAGGATGAATTTTGTTTGGGGTTTGGGTATTGGCTTAAACCAAGTGCAATATTTTTATCAGGCTGACTTGCCTGTGATTTATAGCTGCCAAAAAGTCTATCCCACCAAGTTACACTAAAGCCAAAGTTACTGTTTGTTTCTTCGGGGTTTTGGCTATGATGAATACGATGCAGTACTTGAGTTACAAGCACTAAACGCAGCGGCTTTTCAATAGAGTTGGGTAAACGAATATTCGCATGATTAAACAGTGCTAACCCATTGAGTGCAATTTCAAATATTAATACTGCAATAGCAGGTACACCCAAAGCGGTAACGGCAATCAATTTTATAAGTATGCTGAGTACAATTTCAATAGGATGAAATCGCAGACCGGTACTGGTATCAATATGTGCATCAGCGTGGTGTACGCGGTGCAAACGCCACAAAATAGGCACCTGATGAAAAAGCCGATGCTGCCAGTAAATAATTAAATCAAGCAAAAGTAAGCTGAGTATCACTGCAATGAGTGGTGAGACATTGAGTTGATTAAATAGCCCAATTCCATGCTGCTGATAATAAGCAGCAACCGCAGTTAATCCAACCGGCACTGTAAAGCGTGCAAGCAGGGTAGAAGTAAAGGTTAATCCAAAATTAGCAAACCAGCGTGACCTATTTTTAATAGTTGATTGGCGTGCAGGCTTTTGCCATTCAAGCAGCATCATTATTGCTAGTACGCTAAAAAAGAAGCCTAGCCGCCAATATACTTCATGACTCATGGTTTACCTCGTTGAGTGCGGTTTCTTGCTGTTTTAAGGTGTAATAACCTCCATATATACGGGTGAAAATAGTTATCGCGCAGGCTATAGCAAATAAAACAGCAAGAATTGAAAAATACTGCGGCCAAATACAAAAGGCAATAAATAAGGCAATGGTTTCTGTGCCTTCGGTTAAGCCATTTAAGTAGTAAAAACTTTTGTATTTAAATTGCGGTTTATCGAGTTTAAATTTTTCAGCGGCTATAGCAAAAGCTAAAAAGCTTGAGCCGGTACCTATAAAAGTCACAAGCAATAGTGACCCAGCAAGTGCATTTTGCTCAGGGTTGGTTAAAATAAATGCAAAAGGAATAAGCGCATAAAATAAAAAATCCAGAGTAATGTCTAAATATCCCCCAGCGCTTGAACTGCTCTGAGCATAACGCGCGAGTGCGCCATCAAGACCATCAAAAATGCGGTTAATACAAATTACAGCTAATGCGCCATACCAATATTCAAAAATAATTAGTGGCACAGCTAGTAAGCCAATTAAAAAACCTATTAAGGTTAACTGATCGGCACTCACTCCTTTTTTGTGCAGCTGTTTTACGCACGGAATAAGCACCGGTTTTATAAGTGGGGTAATAAATTTATCTAACATTTATATCACTTTGTACGTTTAGATTGATGATTTTGCCATTTGTGGCTATTGCGTCACTTTCATCATGGGTGACCATAATGGCGGGTAACTGATATTCCCTAATTTGTGAAAACACCAGCTGACGGGTTTCAATACGTAATTGCTGATCAAGCTTACTAAAGGGTTCATCGAGTAAAATCGCTTTGGGTTTACTCAGTAATAGTCGCAGTAAAGCAACACGGGCTTGCTGCCCACCGGAGAGAGTGTCTGGATGGCGCTTGGCCATGCCTTTTAGCCCAACGTGTGTAAGTGCTTCATCTATTTTCTGCTGGCGTTGTGTTTTATCCATTTTTGGCATGGCAAAGCTAATATTACCGCCAACAGATAGATGCGAGAATAGTAATGGGTCTTGATATAGCACAGCAACATGGCGTAAATGGCTGGGCAAGGAACTAATATTAGTATCATTTAGCCACACCTCGCCAGTCGCATTAAAACCCGGAGGTAATGCGCCAGTAAGCCAATTTAATAAGCTAGATTTACCGCTCCCTGATGGCCCCATAATAGTAAGAATTTCACCACCTTTAACCTGTTCATTCAAGCTCAGTAACAACTCGTTTTGACGATAAAGCTGACAATTTTTAATTTGTAATGATGGCTGCATTAAACGCCCTTTGATGTATTCATATTATGCTTGCTTGTTATTAAAAACATACCGAGGTAGTCCCCATGCCAGTATAAAGCCGAGAAGAGGTAAGCCCATTTGCAGTATTGCATACACAGCACTGGTTCGCCTACTTGCACCATTGGCAAGTGTTACGGCTTCGGTGGTTATGGTGGCTATTCGGCCACCCCCTGCTAACTGGGTTGATAAATACTGGCCAAAACTTATTGCCAACCCCAGCGCCATCGCAATTAAAATAGGCGCAAATAGTTGTGGCAATTTAACTTGTATAAACACCTTCCATGGGCTTGAGCCTAAGCTTGCAGCAACACGCGCTAATCTTGGGTCTAAACGCCTGTAACTATCGGCAATAGATAAAAAAACATAGGGTAAAACAAACAGCAAGTGTACAAATATCACATTAAAAAAAGCATGCTGACTATTTAGCAATTGCTGTAGCCACACAATACCAAATAAAAAGGCGATACTGGGTACCAACAACGGCAGGTATATAATTAACAGTGCCCACTTCGCCAAAGGTTTAGCCGTGATTTGCTCTGCTTCTAAACATAGTAGCACCAAAATAGTGGCAAAACCCGAGCTAACCACGCCAACCACTAAGGTATTAAATAAAGGAGTGTAAATGTGTGTAAAGGCATTTTCAAAGTGTAGTAATACCAAACTTGAGGGTAAGGTATCCGGAAAACGCCAATAGCCAGCTACTGACCAAAATACTAATCCAATTAACGCAGCTGCAATGAAGACTAAAATTACGCAAGTAACGATATAAGTAAAAGCACGAACAAGTTGGTGAGCATAATGGCGTCGGCCGTTGATGAGTGACTGACTAAAAATCATGGCACTGATTTTTTCAAGCAATAGCCAAATTAGCAGTAGTCCAACAGTGATCGCTAATTGTAACAGAGCACCCGCTGAGGCCTTTATGCGCAGGGTTAAATCTACATCGTTAAACCAATGCATGATAGCAACGGCTAAAGTAGGGGGCGTATTTGGCCCAAGTATCAGTGTCATCTCAACGCTCGCACTAGCATAAGCAAGTACTGCAAAAATGGGCAAACGTAACAGTGGGTATAAATTAGGTAGCACCACTTTAAAAAATGCCACCATGGGGTAATAACCTAAATTAATGGCAATTTGATGCTGCATTCGTAGCTTTTTGCCAAGTTCAGGCTGCGCTAAAATACCCAATGCAATCAGTAGTAAAAAAGGCAGCTCTTTAAGTACAAGCCCAATAATAATGCTCCAGCCAAAAGCGTCATAAGGTAATGAGCCCTCAGGAGCTAATTGCCAGCCCGTTAACCAAGGCGAAAATAAGCGCGTAAATAATCCCGATGGCGCGATTAAAAAACTGACCGCAATTGCCGCTGCAGCGTGGGGAATAACCAGTATGGGACTCAATACATATTCAATTCGTTTTAGCCATACACTATTAAAAAATGCAGCCAGCATAATAATCATGAGCGCAAACGCTATTAATGTACTAATTAGTCCAGTGCGTATGCTCAGGCCTATCATTTGTGAAAGCCCCGGTGTATCCCATAAAACATTAAACCCAGCCAAACTCATGTTGGTTTTATTCAAGGCAGGCGCCCAGCCAAAGGCAGGCAACATTACTCCCATTAGGCCGCCTAATACAGGTATTGTTAACAGTGCCAGCAAACAGTAAGGGGTTACTTTGACTAGGCGTGAGAATAAATCAGCTGAATGGAGTACCTTACTCATTGGCTTGCTCCATAACGGGTTTCCCAGCCAGTATTAATTGCCTCCACCCAGCTCGGATGTGGCTCACTGAGTGTACGTTTAACACTATTTAGAGGCAGTGCGCTAGGATGCGGCTGTACGGTTTTAAATAAGCCCTGCTGCTCTGCGCTTAAGCTGGTTTGAATTAATACCGTTTTGTCACCCCATATAGCAGTTTTTTGTTTATGCGCTTGCGCTGCGGGGCTTAATAAAAAGTCAGCCACTAATTGCGCACTTTGCTGGTGGCTTGCATTATAAGGAATAGCGACAAAGTGAGTGTTACTTAAGCTACCATCGGCCATTGCATAACTTCTTATACTTTTTGGTAAATCATAGCGCTTTACCGCAGCCGGTACTTCTGGTGCCGAAAAAGTAAAGCCAATACTAAGCTCGGTATCGTCTATTAAGCGGCGCATTTGTATACCGCTTTGCATGAAGTATTCGCCATTGCGCCACAGATTAGGGTGCAATTTATTTAGAAACGTCCACAACGGATCAAGTACTTGGGCTGTGTTTTTATCATTAGCAGGTTGATTTAGTTTTGCTTGTAGCATTGCATCGCTATGTTGGTGTAATACCACTAATGCATATTTTAAAAAGCTCATCCCTAAAAAGTCAGGGGGTTTGGGGTAACTAAATCGGCCTGGGTTTGCTTTACTCCAGCTCAATAACTTATTAAGGGTTTGAGGAGGAGAGCTCGTTGCTAGCGTATCGTAATAAAAAGTCAGTGATGCCTGCCCCCAAGGGGCTTCCATTCCTTGAGTGGGTAAACCAAAATCAAACAACACGCTGGGATTGTTTTCTGGATTGGTGTAAATAAAATTAGGCAATTTATCAGCCCAGTCTTTTAGTAAAAGCCCGTGCTTACTCATAGCTGCAAAGTTAGCCCCATTGATCCAAATTAAATCGACACTGCCTTGAGTGTGATTATTTGCTGATTTTTCTGCGAGTACGCGGCTAACGGCCTCGCTGGTGTCGCTGAGCTTTATATGGACTAACTCAATGTTATATTTAGCTTTTACTTGCTCAGCCGCCCACTGAATATAGGCATTTATTTGCGCATCACCGCCCCAAGCATAAAAATATACGCTTTGGTCTTTACCTGAGCTTTCAACTTGCTGCCAACGGCTTTGTAATTGTGTATTTGCTAGGCTTTTAAAACTAAAAATAAGGCAAATACAAAACGCGACACAACATAAGCTGTATCGCGATAATGTTTGCCAAAATTTATTGGCGAGCATTTAAATCCCAGTTGTAGTCTAAAAACTTAACTTTCATGTTGTTATTTTTAAGTGCTTTTTGCTGAGCGGGTGTCAGCTTTAGTGCTTTAGGGTATTGCATAAAAAACTGCTGTAGCGTATTTGCGCCTTTAAAGCCTTGTTCAAAATCATCGCCGTACCACTTAAATATTGAAGACATAGTTAGCGTGTTATCTTGCGCTATATTTCGAGTCATGTCTGATAAAAAACGCATCGTTTGCTCTTGCAATTGGCT
The genomic region above belongs to Pseudoalteromonas undina and contains:
- a CDS encoding TonB-dependent receptor; the encoded protein is MNTNKFKKSPLAASVSLIIAASTFNFAYAAQENTAEPELEVIEVKGIRGSLIRSMDVKRDASGVVDAISAEEMGKFPDTNLAESLQRITGVSVSRSNGEGSQITVRGFGPSFNLVTLNGRQMAGTGFTRSFNFENLSSEGVSSLEVMKTARADTPTGGLGATVNIVTAKPLQKPGQRFSLMAKGIHDTSVEEGDEVTPEVAGIYSNTFADEMFGFSANFSYHRRDFQRQAANVRSWLVNPNLSVDAENIIDNRPMDADGNPAKQFFDPNAGESGEFVSAAFFPQEVSFAKDDIQRERLNAQATFQFAPTDNLTFTLDHTISNATTGNNSLSWGIWNGSFGGNGNAYELDENGTAIYYNSAGDDASFTAFRETSEVDSKATGINVEWLATDNLSFNFDAHTSKTTTDNGKDPGLNSNARIILGSADLSTKEYFFREGDVPGFNINWNNGTQEVSPNQIGSNFSIFTRTPGESEVSQVQLDGKLFTYTDIGLETVKFGVAYTKQTLSGWGGSNNANAPGFNNGTFAEIFPDAMFERVDLSGFLDEFSFGPNGVAPGYAYTYDLDEAFARQSAYLTEDVIGSDYYRIGSFDGFPTNEVEEETISVYLSSNWVFDVSDYEVFVNLGLRYEETDIVSPAKSRVAEQVYWAGGSEWLTQFAAGGELVEVDYEGQYDLLLPMIDIKVDLTDDLVTRASWGQTITRPTLGDMLGNLALTPSPKLNSRSGSRGNPNLEPFKSTNLDLSLEYYYSEGSYAAIGLFWKDVDNWIDNTQVKTTFEGLHDVYLGQRWNNAVAAIEGRGDQATDTAIYNEIVANGVGIGENNRILPDPATDPLIEWTINSPENVGSRKVNGFEFAVQHLFGDSGFGAGFNATVVDGDVEYDNYYLASQAVLAGLSDSANLQGFYEKNGLSVKITGAWRDEYLIAQGLPDSGATAPPQYAEEYLQWDISVNYEVNESTTVFFEGVNLTNETERSFSRFESQFLSAAQYGPRYAFGVRYSMGN
- a CDS encoding glycoside hydrolase family 16 protein, whose protein sequence is MNIETTRITRLLAAISLASLAGCGGDAATTTTDIEKVNPTEPVSDWRMVWSDEFDSTSIDTNKWNFELNCAGGGNNEKQCYTDSEENAFIKDGVLNIVALPAEEGAEKPYTSARLNTRYNADFTYGRFEMRAKLPSGQGSWPAFWMMPTDEVYGTWPRSGEIDILEAVNLKTVAEDGTVEANIHGTLHYGREWPNNSSSGKAYALPEGMNPADDFHTYAIEWQEGEIRWYVDGYLYATQRRSEVRYNSKDEPVGLKHKGWFAEYFEQGNGELTTHWDNAPFDKDFYLILNHAVGGDWPENVNNLGIDAAAFAEGQSFEIDYVRVYECASDPATGKGCETVRPGYDSLDDALVEGKAPVPTPPSDGVAKNLDIFDGSLNANWIAWDCCGGTTPETITDADKGDVIKFNINDNNGTVLGFSTRGGHFPDDFTGTSSPFDASLLLDLNGRLTFDMKVVTPPTSDTTWLLKAEAGDGGPNTGDVALSDSNEGVTPVTGQWQTYTFPLSLLQERGLDLSAIDVLMVFPAWQTGAGAEYLITNVAIEGDVGESPSVDLFTDEQNLDWPMWDCCGGSTPSEVMDDAEHGLTAEFTIGEAPTVMGFNTRSSAGGSDTPFDATSILENGVLQFDVKVMSNPNNPDATWLMKIESNEGDTAVELPLTDAGDAPVVGEWKTYTFTFADLAGAGLDVSAIDVVMIFPAWGTGEGAVYRVDNAKMYDPSASAGDEITIFQDTAADMWSIWDCCGGSTPTEETDDADHGTVAEFVIGATPTVMGFLADDGISFDASAILANGVVQFEMKMVTPPNDPDSVWTFKIESTGAATAVELPLAQSVEGEVPVIGQWQTYTFTLQSLFDAGLDISDINVLMMFPAWGTGEGAVYRIDNVVIANP
- a CDS encoding sterol desaturase family protein — translated: MSHEVYWRLGFFFSVLAIMMLLEWQKPARQSTIKNRSRWFANFGLTFTSTLLARFTVPVGLTAVAAYYQQHGIGLFNQLNVSPLIAVILSLLLLDLIIYWQHRLFHQVPILWRLHRVHHADAHIDTSTGLRFHPIEIVLSILIKLIAVTALGVPAIAVLIFEIALNGLALFNHANIRLPNSIEKPLRLVLVTQVLHRIHHSQNPEETNSNFGFSVTWWDRLFGSYKSQASQPDKNIALGLSQYPNPKQNSSLRQLLIMPFKK
- a CDS encoding CDP-alcohol phosphatidyltransferase family protein yields the protein MLDKFITPLIKPVLIPCVKQLHKKGVSADQLTLIGFLIGLLAVPLIIFEYWYGALAVICINRIFDGLDGALARYAQSSSSAGGYLDITLDFLFYALIPFAFILTNPEQNALAGSLLLVTFIGTGSSFLAFAIAAEKFKLDKPQFKYKSFYYLNGLTEGTETIALFIAFCIWPQYFSILAVLFAIACAITIFTRIYGGYYTLKQQETALNEVNHES
- a CDS encoding ATP-binding cassette domain-containing protein produces the protein MQPSLQIKNCQLYRQNELLLSLNEQVKGGEILTIMGPSGSGKSSLLNWLTGALPPGFNATGEVWLNDTNISSLPSHLRHVAVLYQDPLLFSHLSVGGNISFAMPKMDKTQRQQKIDEALTHVGLKGMAKRHPDTLSGGQQARVALLRLLLSKPKAILLDEPFSKLDQQLRIETRQLVFSQIREYQLPAIMVTHDESDAIATNGKIINLNVQSDINVR
- a CDS encoding ABC transporter permease — protein: MSKVLHSADLFSRLVKVTPYCLLALLTIPVLGGLMGVMLPAFGWAPALNKTNMSLAGFNVLWDTPGLSQMIGLSIRTGLISTLIAFALMIIMLAAFFNSVWLKRIEYVLSPILVIPHAAAAIAVSFLIAPSGLFTRLFSPWLTGWQLAPEGSLPYDAFGWSIIIGLVLKELPFLLLIALGILAQPELGKKLRMQHQIAINLGYYPMVAFFKVVLPNLYPLLRLPIFAVLAYASASVEMTLILGPNTPPTLAVAIMHWFNDVDLTLRIKASAGALLQLAITVGLLLIWLLLEKISAMIFSQSLINGRRHYAHQLVRAFTYIVTCVILVFIAAALIGLVFWSVAGYWRFPDTLPSSLVLLHFENAFTHIYTPLFNTLVVGVVSSGFATILVLLCLEAEQITAKPLAKWALLIIYLPLLVPSIAFLFGIVWLQQLLNSQHAFFNVIFVHLLFVLPYVFLSIADSYRRLDPRLARVAASLGSSPWKVFIQVKLPQLFAPILIAMALGLAISFGQYLSTQLAGGGRIATITTEAVTLANGASRRTSAVYAILQMGLPLLGFILAWGLPRYVFNNKQA
- a CDS encoding ABC transporter substrate-binding protein; the protein is MLANKFWQTLSRYSLCCVAFCICLIFSFKSLANTQLQSRWQQVESSGKDQSVYFYAWGGDAQINAYIQWAAEQVKAKYNIELVHIKLSDTSEAVSRVLAEKSANNHTQGSVDLIWINGANFAAMSKHGLLLKDWADKLPNFIYTNPENNPSVLFDFGLPTQGMEAPWGQASLTFYYDTLATSSPPQTLNKLLSWSKANPGRFSYPKPPDFLGMSFLKYALVVLHQHSDAMLQAKLNQPANDKNTAQVLDPLWTFLNKLHPNLWRNGEYFMQSGIQMRRLIDDTELSIGFTFSAPEVPAAVKRYDLPKSIRSYAMADGSLSNTHFVAIPYNASHQQSAQLVADFLLSPAAQAHKQKTAIWGDKTVLIQTSLSAEQQGLFKTVQPHPSALPLNSVKRTLSEPHPSWVEAINTGWETRYGASQ